The following are encoded together in the Chaetodon auriga isolate fChaAug3 chromosome 6, fChaAug3.hap1, whole genome shotgun sequence genome:
- the LOC143322078 gene encoding troponin I, fast skeletal muscle-like, giving the protein MSEKKMSSSRKHQLKSLMLSIAKGLLEEEEKQREEDRRRYMAENCPPVSMPRGMQELQELCKEIHQKIDKIDEERYDLEMKVSKCNKEIDDLKIKVQDLMGKFKKPVLKKVRMSADAMLKALLGSKHTVNLDLRANLKQVKKEVKEEELRDVGDWRKNIEDKAGMDGRKKMFEAEA; this is encoded by the exons ATGTCAGA GAAAAAGATGTCTTCGAGTCGGAAGCATCAGCTGAAG AGTTTGATGCTGTCCATCGCCAAAGGTttactggaggaggaggagaagcagcgagaggaggacaggaggaggtaCATGGCTGAGAACTGTCCTCCGGTGTCCATGCCCAGGGGcatgcaggagctgcag GAGCTGTGCAAGGAGATCCACCAAAAGATTGACAAGATCGACGAGGAGCGATACGACCTGGAGATGAAAGTCAGCAAGTGCAACAAGGAG ATTGACGACCTGAAGATCAAAGTTCAGGACCTGATGGGCAAGTTCAAGAAACCCGTCCTCAAGAAAGTGCGTATGTCCGCTGACGCCATGCTGAAAGCTCTGCTGGgctccaaacacacagtcaaCCTGGACCTGAGGGCCAACCTGAAGCAGGTCaagaaggaggtgaaggaggag GAACTGCGTGACGTTGGCGACTGGCGTAAAAACATCGAAGACAAAGCCGGCATGGATGGCAGGAAGAAGATGTTTGAGGCCGAGGCTTAA
- the LOC143322076 gene encoding troponin I, fast skeletal muscle-like gives MATEKSLSARRKHTLKSCMLVVANNLLEAESNMKAGEREKFLAEKCPPLELPYSKEELMELCQKLHSEINISEEERYCIEFKLGMVLNEVRDLNIKIVDLRGKFKRPRLKKVRMSADAMLKALLGSKHTVNMDLRANLKQVKKEVKEEDKQLRDVGDWRKNIEDKSDRKKMFDS, from the exons ATGGCCACTGA AAAAAGTCTGTCTGCGAGGCGTAAGCATACTCTGAAA AGCTGTATGCTGGTGGTGGCGAATAATCTGCTGGAGGCTGAATCAAACATGAAGGCCGGGGAGAGGGAGAAGTTCCTGGCGGAGAAGTGTCCTCCTCTGGAGCTGCCGTACTCCAAGGAAGAGCTCATg GAACTTTGCCAGAAACTTCATTCGGAGATCAACATCAGTGAGGAGGAGCGATACTGCATAGAGTTCAAACTGGGCATGGTTCTGAACGAG gTCAGAGACCTCAACATAAAGATTGTGGATCTGAGGGGAAAGTTCAAGAGACCCCGACTGAAGAAAGTGCGTATGTCTGCTGACGCCATGCTGAAAGCTCTGCTGGGCTCCAAGCACACGGTCAACATGGACCTGAGGGCCAACCTGAAGCAGGTCaagaaggaggtgaaagaggag GACAAGCAGCTGCGCGACGTTGGCGACTGGCGTAAGAACATTGAAGACAAGTCCGATAGGAAGAAGATGTTTGACAGTTAA